The Clostridium sporogenes genome contains a region encoding:
- a CDS encoding histidine phosphatase family protein, which yields MNRSLLDLLRRGGYILYVRHGEATVGEDQPNLNFLYCFTQRNLSETGRRQAIYYGQIIRNSQIHINYPVLTSPLCRTIETAQLAFGTVNVQIDPFWFQVYRLSGNLFAAEQRRILDSLQTRLEIIPPHGSNMIIVAHSFPKGIGLGQIPDMGTVIVKPLGQGNGYEVVAKLSLADLLNLEKH from the coding sequence GGCGTGGAGGATATATACTATATGTTAGGCATGGGGAAGCGACTGTTGGAGAAGACCAACCTAATCTAAATTTTCTATACTGTTTTACTCAAAGAAATCTTTCAGAAACAGGAAGAAGACAAGCAATTTACTATGGCCAAATTATTCGTAATTCACAAATTCATATTAATTATCCCGTCTTAACCAGCCCACTTTGTAGAACCATAGAAACGGCACAATTAGCTTTTGGAACGGTAAATGTTCAAATAGATCCATTTTGGTTTCAGGTTTATAGGCTAAGTGGAAATCTATTTGCTGCAGAGCAACGAAGAATACTAGATTCTCTTCAGACAAGGTTGGAAATTATACCGCCTCATGGTAGTAATATGATCATTGTTGCTCATAGCTTTCCAAAAGGAATTGGTTTGGGCCAAATCCCAGACATGGGAACAGTAATTGTTAAACCGCTGGGGCAGGGGAATGGTTACGAAGTTGTTGCTAAATTGTCCTTAGCAGATTTATTGAATTTAGAAAAACACTGA
- a CDS encoding MarR family winged helix-turn-helix transcriptional regulator, translating into MHENNILNNLMHIARQPFMFFRDEVEEKTDNAFETLRLLANEEKVTAGRIAEYLDIKPSSVTQIIKKLEDVGTAERVKSEEDARVTYVLITDKGRESLKDRGDISENLKVKLFKGFEEYELEKLDDYLIRMLENISSEDFQKKLNEIFSDDKMWQRFGKMSAHFGRARQHIIREHMLNHSDFGGFRGFGDHGRFGERRHK; encoded by the coding sequence ATGCATGAAAATAATATATTGAACAATTTAATGCACATCGCCAGACAACCATTTATGTTCTTTAGAGATGAAGTGGAAGAGAAGACAGATAATGCTTTTGAAACATTACGTTTATTGGCCAATGAAGAAAAAGTTACGGCGGGGCGTATTGCTGAATACTTAGATATCAAACCATCTAGTGTAACTCAGATTATTAAAAAACTCGAGGACGTAGGAACGGCTGAACGTGTAAAGTCTGAAGAAGATGCTAGGGTTACTTATGTATTGATAACTGATAAAGGACGAGAAAGTTTAAAAGATAGAGGGGATATTTCAGAAAACCTTAAAGTTAAGTTATTTAAAGGTTTTGAAGAATATGAACTTGAAAAGTTAGATGATTATTTAATTCGTATGTTAGAAAACATTTCAAGTGAAGATTTTCAAAAAAAATTAAATGAAATTTTCAGTGATGATAAAATGTGGCAGCGATTTGGTAAAATGTCAGCACACTTCGGACGTGCTCGCCAACATATTATTCGTGAACATATGTTAAATCACAGTGACTTTGGTGGCTTTAGAGGTTTCGGCGATCACGGAAGATTTGGAGAAAGGAGACATAAATAA
- a CDS encoding ABC transporter ATP-binding protein yields MGGDRHDNNSVRKDGTKFSFRQFTKLITTTKPKYYLLVIGVIFLIISSSVQIYVPKLAASLVNNFSKGMDYSLLLKVVLLFIASAIVSAIGGTILGVFGENVIQNLRKTLWIKLTTLKVKYFDTVKAGEISSRLVNDTMQVKQLLAATFPQTLASVILVIGSVYMMIKMDWHMCVAMLVAVPIVIIVMIPIMTFGTKVAHTRQDALAQFNGIVSETLSEIRLVKISNAEKQAQTGANNKVDKLFKVGKKEAIFDATMQPFMMMIFMSMVFGLLAYGMHRIAIGAMAIGTLMSFLMYLFNLIGAMPSIATLFSEMAKAAGSTKRVQELLSEEPEDFENGNEVDLSNKELRVENINFSYEKDEPILTNISFEAKPNQIVAFAGPSGGGKSTIFSLLERFYEPSKGRIKFDDIEITDIKLTDYRRQIGFVSQDSAIMAGTIRDNLTYGLDKQFKDEELWNVLELAYARKFVEDMPNALDTEVGERGVKISGGQRQRIAIARAFLRNPKILMLDEATASLDSESEMMVQKALSNLMKGRTTLVIAHRLATIVDSDKIYFIEKGKVTGSGTHEELVKSHETYAKYVSEQFRVDTSILTA; encoded by the coding sequence ATGGGTGGAGACAGACATGATAATAATTCAGTACGTAAAGATGGAACCAAATTTTCATTTAGACAATTTACCAAATTAATTACAACAACAAAACCTAAATATTATCTTTTGGTTATTGGGGTAATCTTCTTGATTATATCATCTAGTGTTCAAATTTATGTTCCAAAATTAGCAGCATCTTTAGTAAACAATTTTTCTAAAGGAATGGATTATTCACTATTATTAAAAGTTGTTTTGTTATTTATTGCTTCTGCAATTGTTTCAGCAATTGGTGGAACTATACTAGGGGTTTTTGGTGAAAATGTCATTCAGAATTTAAGAAAAACATTATGGATAAAACTAACTACACTAAAAGTAAAATATTTTGATACAGTGAAAGCTGGTGAAATATCAAGCCGTTTGGTAAATGATACTATGCAAGTAAAACAACTACTTGCTGCTACTTTTCCACAAACCTTAGCCAGTGTAATACTTGTTATTGGATCAGTATATATGATGATTAAAATGGATTGGCATATGTGTGTGGCTATGTTAGTTGCAGTACCAATTGTCATAATTGTAATGATCCCAATTATGACATTTGGAACAAAAGTTGCTCATACTAGACAAGATGCACTTGCACAGTTTAATGGAATTGTTAGTGAAACATTAAGTGAAATTAGACTAGTAAAAATATCTAATGCAGAAAAACAAGCACAAACAGGTGCAAATAATAAAGTAGATAAATTGTTTAAAGTAGGAAAGAAAGAAGCAATCTTTGATGCAACAATGCAACCATTTATGATGATGATATTTATGAGTATGGTTTTTGGTCTACTCGCTTATGGTATGCATCGAATTGCTATAGGCGCAATGGCAATAGGGACATTAATGAGCTTTTTAATGTATTTATTTAATTTAATTGGAGCAATGCCTAGTATTGCAACCTTGTTCTCAGAAATGGCTAAAGCTGCTGGTTCAACAAAGCGTGTACAAGAATTGCTTAGCGAAGAACCAGAAGACTTTGAAAATGGTAATGAAGTTGATTTGTCTAATAAGGAACTTAGGGTGGAAAATATCAATTTCTCCTATGAAAAAGATGAACCAATCTTGACTAATATATCCTTTGAAGCAAAACCAAATCAAATTGTTGCTTTTGCAGGTCCATCAGGTGGTGGGAAGTCAACAATTTTTAGTTTACTTGAAAGATTTTATGAACCTAGCAAGGGAAGGATTAAATTTGATGATATAGAAATAACAGATATTAAATTAACAGATTATCGTAGACAAATTGGATTTGTTTCTCAAGATAGTGCAATTATGGCTGGAACCATTCGTGACAATTTAACTTATGGTCTTGATAAACAATTTAAAGATGAAGAACTTTGGAATGTATTAGAACTTGCCTATGCACGAAAATTTGTAGAAGATATGCCAAATGCTCTTGATACAGAAGTTGGTGAACGTGGAGTGAAAATTTCTGGTGGTCAACGTCAACGTATTGCAATTGCTCGTGCCTTCTTACGTAATCCAAAAATTTTGATGTTGGATGAAGCAACAGCAAGCCTTGATAGTGAATCAGAAATGATGGTGCAAAAGGCACTCTCTAACTTAATGAAAGGTCGTACAACACTTGTTATTGCCCATAGATTAGCTACTATTGTGGATAGTGATAAAATCTATTTCATTGAAAAAGGTAAGGTAACAGGTAGTGGAACCCATGAAGAACTTGTAAAAAGCCACGAAACTTATGCAAAATATGTTAGTGAACAGTTCCGAGTTGATACGTCCATACTTACAGCTTAG